In Naumovozyma dairenensis CBS 421 chromosome 2, complete genome, the following are encoded in one genomic region:
- the TPN1 gene encoding Tpn1p (similar to Saccharomyces cerevisiae TPN1 (YGL186C); ancestral locus Anc_8.147), which produces MIEKQLEITKEIRFSGIDQPCDSFEEEDDNNSSNNRNDNSYLEHAFNKVKLLSDKIDGLGVETTGIDRISPYERGTKTKQFLHVAGYWLSATGSLSSMSSFLLGPLLFELTFKQTMCSGMISMVIGCLVAAYCSIMGPQSGCRQMVTARYLFGWWFVKFVALVAIIGVMGWSVVNSVVGGEMLASISNDKVPSWVGIVIVTACSFLVAVFGIKQVLRVETFLSIPVLTCFTLLYISSSDKYHMLSDFQNATLNKDTLKGNWLSFFSLCYSITATWGSITADYYILFPEDTLKFQVFVLTFFGTAVPTLFVGTLGVCLATVAATYEPWDDSYKKYGMGGLLHSGFKRWNGFGKFCVVVLILSLVSNNIINTYSAAFSVQLSSVRAAKVPRWFWSICCTVVYLVCALVGRDHFSTILGNFLPMIGYWISMYFILLLEENEIFRRYFLHLYTKEFPDYKKTDSSSVTDIEDSEDPHVSQSSGIMVNNSSQVIEKREVITNIHALKRKHISTKNRYNWDKWDDAEVLTHGYAATLSFIVGIAGVVIGMAQAYWIGPVAAKFGEFGGDIAMWLSMGFSGVVYPPLRYWELRRYGR; this is translated from the coding sequence ATGATTGAAAAGCAACTCGAGATTACAAAAGAGATAAGATTCTCCGGAATAGATCAGCCATGTGATagttttgaagaagaagatgataataatagtagtaaCAATAGAAATGATAACTCCTACCTTGAGCATGCATTCAATAAAGTTAAACTCTTATCTGATAAAATAGATGGGCTTGGAGTAGAGACTACAGGTATAGATCGTATATCACCATATGAACGTGGAACTAAAACCAAACAATTTTTACATGTAGCAGGCTATTGGCTTAGTGCGACAGGATCTCTTTCCTCCATGTCTTCATTTCTTTTAGGACCATTACTATTTGAATTGACATTTAAACAAACCATGTGTTCAGGGATGATTTCAATGGTCATTGGCTGTCTCGTGGCTGCCTATTGTTCTATTATGGGTCCACAGTCAGGTTGTAGACAAATGGTCACCGCAAGATACCTTTTTGGATGGTGGTTTGTTAAATTTGTCGCGTTAGTTGCCATTATTGGTGTTATGGGTTGGTCTGTTGTCAATTCAGTGGTTGGTGGTGAAATGTTGGCTTCTATTTCTAACGACAAAGTGCCATCATGGGTGGGGATTGTCATTGTTACGGCTTGTTCATTTTTGGTAGCCGTATTTGGTATCAAACAAGTGTTGAGAGTGGAGACATTTCTATCTATTCCGGTGTTGACTTGTTTCACactattatatatatcatcaaGCGACAAGTACCATATGCTAAGTGATTTTCAAAACGCCAcattaaataaagatacCTTAAAGGGGAACTGGTTAAGTTTCTTTTCCCTTTGTTACAGTATTACAGCCACCTGGGGGTCAATTACTGCTGATTATTACATTTTGTTCCCAGAAGACACATTGAAGTTCCAAGTCTTTGTGTTGACATTCTTCGGTACTGCCGTACCAACCCTATTCGTAGGTACATTAGGTGTCTGCTTAGCTACGGTAGCCGCAACATATGAACCATGGGACGATTCGTATAAGAAGTATGGTATGGGTGGTCTTCTACATTCTGGTTTTAAACGTTGGAATGGATTCGGTAAATTTTGTGTCGTTGTACTAATCTTAAGTTTAGTATcgaataatattattaatactTATTCAGCTGCCTTCTCTGTCCAACTATCAAGTGTTCGTGCAGCCAAGGTTCCTCGTTGGTTTTGGTCCATTTGTTGTACTGTAGTGTATTTAGTTTGTGCACTTGTTGGTCGTGATCACTTCAGTACTATCTTGGGTAATTTTTTACCTATGATTGGTTATTGGATTAGTATGTATTTCATTTTACTATTAGAAGAGAACGAAATCTTTAGAAGGTATTTCTTACATCTATACACAAAGGAATTTCCAGATTATAAGAAAACCGATAGCTCAAGTGTAACGGATATCGAAGATAGTGAAGATCCTCACGTTAGTCAATCATCTGGTATTATGGTTAATAACTCTTCTCAAGTCATCGAGAAAAGAGAAGTGATAACTAATATCCACGCTcttaaaagaaaacatattTCCACTAAAAATAGATATAATTGGGATAAGTGGGATGATGCTGAAGTACTAACACATGGATATGCAGCAACTTTGTCGTTTATCGTAGGTATTGCAGGTGTTGTCATTGGTATGGCCCAAGCTTACTGGATCGGGCCTGTAGCAGCTAAATTCGGTGAGTTTGGAGGGGATATTGCCATGTGGCTAAGCATGGGATTTTCAGGCGTTGTTTATCCTCCCTTAAGATATTGGGAGTTACGTAGATATGGGCGTTAA
- the COX4 gene encoding cytochrome c oxidase subunit IV (similar to Saccharomyces cerevisiae COX4 (YGL187C); ancestral locus Anc_8.148), with the protein MFALRQSSRRIIRPATRSLSLSRVIFQQAPKTTTTTKTDSQITTGKTASSLAEVNGPETLIGVGAKEGTVPSDVEQATGLERLELLGKLEGIEFFDTKPLDASRKGTMKDPIIINSYDDYRYVGCTGSPAGSHTIMWLKPTVEKVARCWECGSVYKLNPVGVPDPDHSH; encoded by the coding sequence ATGTTTGCATTACGTCAATCTAGTAGAAGAATTATAAGGCCCGCAACTAGATCGTTATCTTTATCTAGGGTCATATTCCAACAAGCTCCCaagacaacaacaacaacaaagacAGATTCTCAAATAACAACGGGGAAGACCGCAAGTAGTTTAGCTGAAGTTAATGGACCTGAAACTTTAATTGGTGTTGGTGCCAAAGAAGGTACTGTTCCAAGTGATGTTGAACAAGCTACAGGTTTAGAGAGATTGGAATTGTTAGGTAAATTAGAAGGTATAGAATTTTTCGATACGAAACCATTGGATGCTTCTAGAAAGGGTACTATGAAAGATCcaatcatcattaattcTTATGATGATTATAGATATGTTGGGTGTACTGGTTCACCAGCTGGATCTCATACTATTATGTGGTTGAAACCAACTGTTGAAAAAGTTGCTAGATGCTGGGAATGTGGTTCTGTTTAT